A window of the Tunturibacter empetritectus genome harbors these coding sequences:
- a CDS encoding acyltransferase family protein, translating to MPINSSAMPLSKTPHQIEGLQIWRAIAVILVAALHLMQVMGGSGSLTMVRFGNLGMFGVDIFFVISGFILGLTALRAASGDARFESLHFISRRILRILPIYWIVILFPLTRWLRSSEVSGFTFLDFWFLLPGLSYPRIHLIIGLAWTLIFEMFFYYVLTVFLRITLRDAVRNTIAALVLLVVAGQFLGIRRSGLVVVMNPILLEFVMGNITALGFQRFGRQRKAGVAMLVAGVIAAGLVTFYTSTNVALEQNVLLGVGMLLRVGTWGIAAWLLVSGVVFWGPQVRSRLGKMLVAIGDGSYSIYLTSAISTEMISRLMARIPIEFLRSGPLVLREGIALVCVILTGMVCFWFVETPLLRWLNGRYKLISARRRVVPAPVIGV from the coding sequence TTGCCGATCAACTCCAGCGCCATGCCGCTTTCAAAGACCCCTCATCAAATCGAAGGCCTTCAGATATGGCGGGCGATTGCCGTCATCCTGGTGGCTGCGCTCCATCTGATGCAGGTGATGGGCGGAAGCGGTAGTTTGACGATGGTGCGATTTGGAAATCTTGGAATGTTCGGCGTTGACATTTTTTTTGTCATCAGCGGATTTATTTTAGGACTGACCGCGTTGAGAGCTGCATCGGGAGATGCTCGATTCGAGTCACTCCACTTCATCTCCCGGCGCATCCTGCGAATCCTGCCGATCTACTGGATCGTTATCCTCTTCCCTTTGACTCGATGGCTTCGTTCGAGTGAGGTGTCGGGATTCACGTTCCTGGACTTCTGGTTTCTGCTTCCGGGCCTATCTTATCCACGGATCCATTTGATCATTGGTCTGGCGTGGACGCTGATCTTCGAGATGTTCTTCTATTACGTCCTGACTGTGTTTCTGCGGATCACTCTACGAGATGCGGTTCGGAATACGATCGCAGCGCTGGTTCTTCTGGTGGTGGCTGGGCAGTTTCTGGGCATCCGTCGATCGGGCCTTGTGGTTGTCATGAATCCAATTCTGCTTGAGTTTGTGATGGGAAACATTACGGCACTTGGGTTTCAGAGATTCGGAAGACAGCGCAAGGCGGGTGTCGCGATGCTGGTTGCAGGAGTTATTGCGGCAGGACTGGTGACTTTCTACACTTCGACGAACGTCGCACTGGAACAGAACGTCCTGCTGGGGGTAGGTATGCTTCTGCGCGTGGGGACGTGGGGGATTGCAGCGTGGTTGCTGGTTAGCGGAGTGGTTTTCTGGGGGCCGCAGGTGAGGTCCCGGCTTGGCAAGATGCTGGTCGCTATTGGGGATGGATCTTATTCCATCTATTTAACATCTGCGATTTCCACCGAGATGATCTCGCGACTCATGGCCAGGATTCCGATAGAGTTCCTGAGGAGCGGTCCCCTTGTTTTGAGAGAAGGGATCGCATTAGTGTGCGTAATTCTGACGGGTATGGTCTGTTTTTGGTTCGTGGAAACGCCACTACTTAGGTGGCTGAATGGCCGATACAAGTTGATCTCCGCTCGACGACGAGTAGTGCCGGCCCCTGTTATTGGAGTCTGA
- a CDS encoding LLM class flavin-dependent oxidoreductase — protein sequence MRYGFWLPVFGGWLRNVDDEKMEASWEYVRDLAKKAETIGYDLTLIAELNLNDIKGVDAPSLDAWSTAAGLAAVTERLELMVAVRPTFHNPALLAKQAASIDQMSHGRLTLNVVSSWWKDEATKYGVHFDEHDDRYARTSEWLDVVDGCWKTQGFSYKGNYYDVRENVLSPKPVSKPRPTLYAGGESETAKNLIAAKCDAYLMHGDAPEAVGKKIADMRERRERLGLGPMTFGVAGYAVVRDSEAEALREVERITDVKQSARGYANYEQWVTGSNLQTEISLKDYSVSNRGLRCGFVGTPEQVSERMEEFAAVGVDLVLLQSSPQAEEMERFGAQVIGSKAEAAV from the coding sequence ATGCGGTACGGCTTCTGGTTGCCGGTGTTTGGTGGGTGGCTCCGCAACGTCGACGACGAGAAGATGGAGGCCAGCTGGGAGTATGTGCGCGACCTGGCCAAGAAGGCCGAGACAATTGGATACGATCTGACTCTGATTGCGGAGTTGAATCTGAATGACATCAAGGGTGTGGATGCTCCTTCGCTCGATGCGTGGTCGACAGCGGCTGGGCTGGCTGCGGTGACCGAGAGACTGGAGCTGATGGTTGCGGTGCGGCCTACGTTTCATAACCCGGCGCTGCTGGCGAAGCAGGCGGCTTCGATCGATCAGATGTCGCATGGGCGGTTGACGCTGAATGTGGTTTCTAGCTGGTGGAAGGATGAGGCAACAAAGTATGGGGTCCACTTCGACGAGCATGATGACCGGTATGCGCGGACTTCGGAGTGGCTGGATGTGGTGGATGGATGCTGGAAGACGCAGGGGTTTTCCTATAAAGGCAACTACTATGATGTGCGCGAGAATGTGCTTTCGCCGAAGCCAGTGAGCAAGCCGCGGCCTACGTTGTATGCGGGTGGCGAGTCGGAGACGGCGAAGAATCTGATCGCGGCGAAGTGCGATGCGTACCTGATGCATGGCGATGCTCCGGAGGCTGTGGGGAAGAAGATCGCCGATATGCGGGAGCGGCGGGAGAGGCTGGGGCTGGGGCCGATGACGTTCGGCGTGGCGGGGTATGCGGTGGTGCGGGACTCGGAGGCGGAGGCGCTGCGCGAGGTGGAGCGAATTACGGATGTGAAGCAGTCGGCGCGTGGGTATGCGAACTATGAGCAGTGGGTGACGGGGTCGAATCTGCAGACGGAGATCTCGTTGAAGGATTACTCAGTGTCGAATCGCGGGCTGCGCTGCGGGTTTGTGGGAACGCCGGAGCAGGTGTCGGAGCGGATGGAGGAGTTCGCCGCGGTGGGGGTGGATCTGGTGTTGCTGCAGTCGAGTCCGCAGGCGGAGGAGATGGAGCGGTTTGGGGCGCAGGTGATCGGCAGCAAGGCAGAGGCGGCGGTCTAA
- a CDS encoding heavy-metal-associated domain-containing protein — protein MQEALELSIEGMHCGACVRRVTDALGRIDGVEVSSVEVGLATVTFDPERVAAEKIADAVHRVGFTVRSEK, from the coding sequence ATGCAGGAAGCGCTTGAGTTGTCGATTGAAGGAATGCATTGCGGAGCTTGTGTTCGGAGGGTGACGGATGCTCTCGGAAGGATCGACGGAGTTGAGGTGAGTTCAGTCGAGGTTGGATTGGCCACGGTGACATTCGATCCGGAGCGGGTTGCAGCGGAGAAGATCGCCGATGCGGTCCATCGGGTCGGATTTACGGTACGCAGCGAGAAGTAA
- a CDS encoding TonB-dependent receptor has translation MKFLKCISGAVIVMAALFCTQSLLAQTVTGTITGVITDPSGAVIAGASIVAHNTDTGVDSSVTTNSAGLYRVQFLPIGRYEVLVDAKGFNKETIPAFQLEVLQTVTFNVKLSLGASSEVVNVSEAAPILNTNDATLSGTFTTNTIENFPLNGLDFSALTLYVPGAVSSVGTSGTTGIERSTFYTDSVNLNGNRAQANNYTLDGIDLNESFNNLIAYSPAPESLQELKVITANSPADYGNVNGAGVISVLKSGTNQFHGSAYGYVQDSKTNANSWTNNHATRDQIIPINPFTQSQFGGTLGGPIKRDKLFFFFDYLGSRRHSGGLSRNSVFTQAMRNGDFSALLTHGNTQLYDPENNFALYAGNLGVPILNPVAKYLFAHPNLYPLPNTTPSDGIINNDLTGPSRTYMANNQGDIKIEYDPRSSDKITGFFSISTAYDGSTSVLPISFPGTSVYPTKVTGANWVHIFSPAIVNSARIGYTRVSWSKGLPVDTTGVFGTNGNAVVGITFPNQAYQGFTAQGLSGNNDAGFTTLGNNASNNGSLVDNTYSYIDNLTWQRGRHTLSLGVQAIRYQNNYPTSNNNGFLGSLGYTGSFTSNPSSTNPAGLGGYSGADFVLDRVSSASATLASVNVGQRQWRAAGYINDDFKALPNLTLNIGLRYEYDQPWVESNDKTGNIDVATGQVIYAGHIPAGAPAGSGLCSNHACYDANYRQLTPRLGFAYQANDRFVVRGGYGATSFFEGNSSNQRLTSITPFIQAVNVNVVTPTPGNPGSPRTAEQGFASGTVAFGGTFNVYPKDIQPAYVQEWNLTLEYAVSRTLSLQVGYLGEQGQHIEDYGNLNQYLVNGDQTTAPYYNNPFIGINAIDPSVSIGSGSLLITESRAASNYQALQTVLRQRTSHGLEFTLNYTYAKALTNSAGNYPVNSSGASNFGQGAFQNYYDSAADWGPAAYDVKHNVSGTGVYALPFGRGKQYLSGINRWADEAIGGWKLSVAGVVYSGFPGTTNGPGNNSNSYGNSRPNQYRKLKIVHRSIDNWFGTDPSAIPCTTPGVDNGVCAFGVPAPNTFGTARNGNIRSPGYLNVDMSAFKDFHTFREQTLGFRFDAFNAFNIVSYGNPGTNINDAANFGNISNQGTANGIQQSVRSSERHLQFSANYRF, from the coding sequence ATGAAATTTCTCAAATGTATCTCCGGGGCCGTGATCGTTATGGCCGCGCTGTTCTGTACGCAAAGCCTGCTAGCTCAGACCGTCACTGGGACGATCACTGGCGTGATAACGGACCCGAGCGGCGCCGTCATTGCCGGGGCGAGCATTGTGGCGCACAACACGGATACGGGTGTGGACTCGAGTGTGACAACAAATTCGGCTGGGCTGTATCGAGTTCAGTTTCTGCCGATCGGCCGCTATGAGGTATTGGTTGATGCGAAGGGCTTCAATAAAGAGACGATCCCGGCGTTTCAGCTCGAGGTCCTGCAGACGGTCACCTTCAACGTCAAGCTGTCGCTGGGAGCTTCTTCGGAGGTGGTGAATGTGTCTGAGGCGGCTCCGATTCTGAACACCAATGACGCTACGCTGAGCGGAACCTTCACCACGAATACGATTGAGAACTTTCCCCTGAACGGCCTCGACTTCTCCGCGCTGACGCTTTATGTGCCAGGTGCTGTGAGCAGCGTAGGAACCTCGGGCACGACCGGCATCGAGCGCAGCACCTTCTACACCGACTCGGTGAATCTCAACGGGAATCGCGCTCAGGCGAATAACTACACGCTCGACGGCATCGATCTCAACGAGAGCTTTAATAATCTGATCGCTTACAGTCCTGCGCCGGAGTCGCTGCAGGAGCTTAAGGTAATTACCGCAAACTCCCCTGCGGACTACGGCAACGTCAATGGAGCGGGCGTGATCAGCGTGCTGAAGAGCGGAACCAATCAGTTCCATGGCTCGGCTTATGGTTACGTTCAGGACTCCAAGACCAACGCGAACTCCTGGACGAACAATCACGCGACGCGGGATCAGATTATCCCGATCAATCCGTTCACCCAGTCTCAGTTTGGGGGCACCCTGGGTGGTCCCATCAAGCGAGATAAACTCTTCTTCTTCTTCGACTACCTTGGATCGCGCCGGCATAGCGGGGGCCTCTCCCGAAATAGCGTCTTCACCCAGGCCATGCGGAACGGGGACTTCTCCGCGCTTCTCACCCATGGCAATACGCAACTCTACGATCCGGAGAACAACTTTGCGCTTTACGCCGGGAACCTGGGTGTACCGATCCTGAATCCGGTTGCGAAGTATCTCTTCGCTCATCCGAATCTTTACCCGCTTCCCAATACGACTCCGTCGGACGGCATCATCAACAACGACCTTACGGGACCGTCAAGGACCTACATGGCCAACAACCAGGGGGATATCAAGATCGAGTACGATCCGCGCTCTTCGGACAAGATTACGGGATTCTTTTCCATCTCCACGGCCTACGATGGTTCGACTTCGGTTCTGCCGATCTCCTTCCCCGGAACCAGCGTCTACCCCACTAAGGTGACGGGCGCGAACTGGGTCCACATCTTCTCGCCGGCGATCGTGAACTCGGCGCGTATCGGTTATACCCGCGTCAGCTGGAGTAAAGGCTTGCCGGTCGACACGACGGGTGTGTTCGGGACTAACGGCAATGCTGTTGTTGGCATTACGTTTCCCAATCAGGCTTACCAAGGGTTCACAGCCCAGGGTCTTTCAGGTAACAACGACGCGGGGTTCACAACTCTCGGAAACAATGCGAGCAACAATGGCAGTCTTGTCGACAACACCTACAGCTACATCGACAACCTTACATGGCAGCGCGGAAGGCATACGCTCAGTCTTGGCGTTCAAGCCATCCGGTATCAGAATAACTATCCGACCAGCAACAACAATGGCTTTCTGGGTTCACTTGGCTACACCGGATCCTTCACCAGTAATCCCTCTTCAACAAACCCTGCCGGCCTCGGTGGCTACAGCGGTGCGGACTTTGTACTCGATCGCGTGAGTTCAGCGTCGGCCACCCTGGCCAGCGTGAACGTTGGACAGAGACAATGGCGCGCTGCCGGGTATATCAACGACGACTTCAAGGCGCTGCCGAATCTCACACTAAATATCGGTCTGCGTTACGAGTACGACCAGCCGTGGGTGGAGTCCAATGACAAGACCGGCAATATCGATGTTGCAACGGGCCAGGTGATCTACGCCGGCCATATTCCGGCCGGTGCACCAGCTGGTTCAGGATTGTGCAGCAACCATGCCTGCTACGACGCCAACTACCGGCAACTGACTCCGCGACTCGGGTTCGCCTACCAGGCAAACGACCGCTTCGTCGTTCGGGGTGGATACGGCGCGACCAGCTTCTTTGAGGGCAACTCTTCCAACCAGCGTCTCACCTCCATCACTCCCTTTATCCAGGCCGTCAATGTCAACGTCGTCACGCCGACGCCCGGGAATCCAGGTAGCCCGCGTACCGCAGAGCAGGGTTTCGCCAGCGGCACGGTCGCCTTTGGCGGTACCTTCAACGTCTACCCGAAGGACATTCAGCCTGCCTATGTTCAGGAGTGGAACCTCACCCTTGAGTACGCGGTGAGCCGTACTCTGTCGCTTCAGGTAGGATATCTTGGCGAACAGGGACAGCACATCGAAGACTACGGCAATCTCAATCAATACCTGGTCAATGGAGATCAGACCACTGCTCCCTACTACAACAATCCTTTTATCGGCATTAACGCCATCGACCCTTCGGTGAGCATCGGCTCCGGCTCGCTGCTTATCACCGAGTCTCGTGCAGCGTCGAACTACCAGGCGCTCCAGACGGTGCTTCGTCAGCGCACCAGCCACGGACTGGAGTTTACGCTGAACTACACCTATGCCAAGGCACTGACCAATAGCGCGGGCAACTATCCTGTGAATAGCTCCGGGGCTTCCAACTTCGGACAGGGCGCGTTTCAAAATTACTACGACAGCGCTGCAGACTGGGGACCGGCAGCCTATGACGTAAAACATAATGTTAGCGGCACAGGAGTCTATGCGCTGCCGTTCGGGCGCGGAAAACAATACCTCTCCGGCATCAACCGCTGGGCCGACGAAGCGATCGGGGGATGGAAGCTCTCGGTAGCCGGCGTGGTGTATTCGGGCTTCCCTGGGACTACCAACGGTCCTGGCAACAACTCGAACAGCTACGGAAATTCGCGCCCGAATCAGTATCGGAAGTTGAAGATCGTTCATCGCAGCATCGACAACTGGTTCGGAACCGACCCCTCCGCGATACCTTGTACGACGCCCGGTGTCGACAACGGCGTGTGCGCCTTCGGAGTGCCTGCTCCCAACACCTTTGGCACTGCACGGAACGGCAATATCCGCAGTCCGGGGTATCTGAATGTGGACATGTCGGCCTTCAAGGACTTTCACACGTTTCGTGAACAGACTCTTGGCTTCCGGTTCGATGCGTTCAACGCGTTCAACATCGTCAGCTACGGCAATCCGGGTACGAATATCAACGATGCGGCCAACTTCGGCAATATCTCGAACCAGGGCACAGCCAATGGTATTCAACAATCCGTGCGATCTTCAGAACGGCATCTGCAGTTCTCAGCGAACTACCGGTTCTAA
- a CDS encoding N-acetylglucosamine kinase, producing MAFYLALDLGGTKTEYVLADETRELARVRGGTIKRMRTDANTAAQNLDKALAELTSITGVSMRSVTRSCVGAAGITVALVTDWIREAFAERVGGSLVLVGDVEIALDAAFFGGPGVLVMAGTGSNVAGRFLSGNLTTAGGWGPALADQGSGNRIGHQALRDTFFAIDEGRTTTLLPTILELWQLPDLDSLIGYANQIPAPDFTRLAPLVVRCAAEGDAVAQNVLQREAEELAHLAHLVIERLQRDASEGRPGWVPDLAFTGSILEHVAPIRDGIVQALQRRYPSLKVLPGSVDPILGALWRARIGELLKAGGA from the coding sequence TTGGCGTTTTATCTGGCACTGGATCTGGGCGGCACGAAGACGGAGTATGTACTGGCAGATGAGACCCGCGAACTGGCGCGAGTGCGGGGCGGCACCATCAAACGTATGCGCACCGACGCGAATACTGCGGCGCAGAATCTGGATAAGGCACTTGCGGAGTTGACCTCGATAACCGGCGTGTCGATGAGATCGGTCACACGCAGTTGTGTTGGTGCGGCCGGCATCACGGTGGCGCTGGTGACCGACTGGATACGGGAGGCCTTTGCGGAGCGCGTGGGCGGCTCGCTGGTCCTGGTTGGGGATGTGGAGATTGCGCTCGATGCCGCGTTCTTTGGCGGACCGGGGGTGCTGGTAATGGCTGGCACGGGCTCGAACGTCGCCGGGCGTTTTCTATCGGGGAATCTGACGACTGCCGGAGGTTGGGGACCGGCGCTGGCCGATCAGGGCTCCGGCAACCGGATCGGGCACCAGGCGCTGCGCGATACCTTTTTTGCTATCGACGAAGGCCGTACGACCACCCTGCTGCCGACGATTCTTGAGCTATGGCAGTTGCCTGATCTCGATTCGCTGATCGGATATGCTAACCAGATCCCTGCTCCGGACTTTACTCGCTTGGCTCCCCTGGTGGTGAGGTGCGCGGCGGAGGGAGACGCTGTGGCACAGAACGTTCTTCAGCGCGAAGCAGAGGAGCTGGCCCACCTTGCTCATCTGGTCATCGAGCGCCTGCAGCGTGACGCATCAGAAGGCCGTCCGGGATGGGTTCCCGACCTTGCGTTCACCGGAAGCATCCTTGAACATGTCGCGCCGATTCGTGATGGGATCGTTCAAGCCCTGCAACGCCGGTACCCTTCTTTGAAGGTTCTGCCCGGCTCTGTTGATCCCATCCTGGGTGCGCTGTGGCGGGCTCGGATTGGAGAACTGCTGAAAGCTGGAGGGGCTTAG
- a CDS encoding copper homeostasis protein CutC, whose protein sequence is MRKIIFELCAESLQACLAAREGGADRIELCTALSEGGLTPSHGLTRAAVLRSGLPVHVLLRPRSGDFDYTDDEFAVMREDLLHARSLGASGFVLGILRTDGTVDLERTRELVELAAPLEVTFHRAFDYTNSLEQALEDVIATGCRRVLTSGGEPDVLSGADKLARLVKVADGRIDIAVGGGLRVKDAKALARATGASHFHGSLRRSEAGRMQHERRWVLEDADSLDGTSRFVVDSADVLTMIENLRSA, encoded by the coding sequence ATGCGCAAGATTATCTTCGAACTTTGTGCTGAAAGTCTTCAGGCTTGTCTCGCCGCGCGCGAAGGCGGGGCTGATCGGATTGAACTATGCACTGCCCTCAGCGAAGGCGGGCTTACTCCGAGTCATGGTCTGACACGCGCAGCGGTCCTTCGCAGCGGACTTCCCGTGCATGTTCTCTTGCGGCCTCGAAGCGGCGACTTCGACTATACGGACGATGAGTTCGCGGTCATGCGGGAGGATCTGCTTCACGCGCGCAGTCTCGGAGCGAGTGGCTTTGTGCTTGGCATCCTTCGTACGGACGGCACGGTGGACTTGGAGCGGACGCGCGAACTAGTGGAGTTGGCTGCACCGCTCGAGGTCACCTTTCATCGCGCCTTTGATTACACCAACTCGCTGGAGCAGGCTCTGGAAGACGTGATCGCGACCGGCTGCAGACGTGTTCTCACCTCTGGGGGCGAGCCTGATGTGCTGTCGGGAGCGGATAAGCTGGCGCGGCTGGTGAAAGTTGCTGACGGAAGAATTGATATCGCTGTAGGCGGCGGTCTGCGTGTTAAGGATGCAAAGGCCCTGGCTCGAGCGACAGGCGCCAGCCACTTTCATGGTTCTCTGCGTCGCAGCGAAGCCGGCAGGATGCAACACGAGCGTCGCTGGGTGCTGGAGGATGCAGATTCGCTCGATGGCACCTCGCGCTTCGTGGTGGACTCGGCTGATGTGCTGACCATGATCGAGAACCTGCGAAGCGCCTGA
- a CDS encoding DeoR/GlpR family DNA-binding transcription regulator, whose amino-acid sequence MAQKTQDRANQILHLLLQKGQSCVEDLAVTIDASPASVRRDLIKLAQRGLVNRTHGGVELAGKMTYEPFRFDAAFPLREERFANEKRRIAIAAAEMVNEGDTIALSPGTTTTQVARSLRHREGIHIVTNAVNIGMEFSSLPNARVTLTGGSIRWPGAFSMVGATAFDSLQRLFFDKVFMGACGIHPDHGLTVIESDEALVLGEMVRHSKQVIAVADASKLGIFTSVKVCATSDLHTIITDDSVDPELVEAFQRKQVRVITV is encoded by the coding sequence ATGGCCCAGAAGACCCAGGATCGCGCAAACCAGATACTTCATCTCCTGCTGCAGAAGGGCCAAAGCTGCGTTGAAGACTTGGCCGTTACCATCGACGCCTCTCCGGCCAGCGTCCGCCGGGACCTCATCAAACTGGCCCAGCGCGGCCTGGTAAACCGCACCCACGGCGGCGTCGAGCTGGCCGGAAAGATGACCTACGAGCCATTCCGGTTCGATGCCGCCTTTCCTCTGCGCGAAGAGCGTTTCGCGAACGAGAAACGGCGAATCGCCATCGCCGCCGCCGAGATGGTCAACGAAGGCGACACCATCGCGCTCTCACCCGGCACCACCACCACCCAGGTAGCCCGCAGCCTCCGCCATCGCGAGGGCATCCACATCGTCACCAACGCGGTCAATATCGGCATGGAGTTCTCCAGCCTCCCCAACGCCCGCGTCACCCTCACTGGAGGCTCCATCCGCTGGCCCGGCGCGTTCTCCATGGTCGGCGCAACCGCCTTCGACTCCCTGCAGCGGCTCTTCTTCGACAAGGTCTTCATGGGCGCATGCGGAATTCACCCCGACCACGGTCTGACCGTCATCGAATCCGACGAAGCGCTGGTTCTAGGCGAGATGGTCAGACATTCCAAGCAGGTCATCGCCGTCGCGGACGCCAGTAAACTCGGCATCTTCACCTCGGTCAAAGTCTGCGCCACAAGCGACCTGCACACCATCATCACCGACGACAGCGTCGACCCCGAACTCGTTGAAGCCTTCCAGCGAAAGCAGGTCCGTGTAATCACCGTTTAA
- a CDS encoding glycosyltransferase family 2 protein, protein MPKYSIVVPFHNEEENVTTLYDRLKAVMEHVNETFELVFVDDGSRDRTYRLLEEIAAVDSRVLVIKLRRNFGQTSALAAGFDHAQGDFILAMDGDLQHDPDEIPGFLAKLEEGYDVVSGWRSQRGDNFIMRRIPSRAANWLMAALSGVDIHDFGTTFKAYRREVIQNIPLYGEMHRFIPALASWYGASICEIPISNPAREFGESHYGISRTFRVFFDLLTIRFLLRYMTRPLHFFGTIGAFGVVAGFGMSAWLLILKIVTGQHIMSLHGPLFVIAGVLILAGIQMMGIGLLGELQVRHFHTAAHRAPYAVDRILRLRSEESLIQ, encoded by the coding sequence GTGCCGAAGTATTCCATCGTCGTCCCCTTCCATAACGAGGAAGAGAATGTCACCACACTCTACGATCGCCTGAAGGCCGTCATGGAGCACGTCAACGAGACCTTTGAACTGGTCTTTGTCGACGACGGCTCCCGCGATCGCACCTACAGGTTGCTCGAAGAGATCGCTGCGGTAGACAGCCGCGTACTGGTCATCAAGCTCCGCCGCAACTTTGGCCAGACCTCGGCCCTTGCCGCCGGCTTTGACCACGCCCAGGGCGACTTCATCCTCGCCATGGACGGCGACCTCCAGCACGACCCCGATGAGATTCCCGGCTTCCTCGCAAAACTGGAAGAAGGCTACGACGTAGTAAGTGGCTGGCGCTCCCAGCGCGGCGACAACTTCATCATGCGCCGCATCCCCTCACGCGCCGCAAACTGGCTCATGGCTGCGCTCAGCGGCGTCGACATCCACGACTTCGGCACCACCTTCAAGGCCTACCGCCGCGAGGTCATCCAGAACATCCCCCTCTACGGTGAGATGCATCGGTTCATCCCCGCCCTCGCCTCCTGGTATGGCGCCAGCATCTGCGAGATTCCCATCTCCAATCCCGCGCGCGAGTTCGGTGAGAGCCACTACGGCATCTCCCGCACCTTCCGCGTCTTCTTCGACCTCCTCACCATCCGCTTCCTGCTCCGCTATATGACGCGGCCTCTGCACTTCTTCGGAACTATCGGAGCCTTCGGCGTGGTTGCTGGCTTCGGTATGTCTGCGTGGCTTCTCATCCTCAAGATCGTCACCGGCCAGCACATCATGAGCCTCCACGGCCCGCTCTTCGTCATCGCCGGAGTTCTGATCCTCGCCGGAATTCAAATGATGGGCATCGGTCTGCTCGGAGAACTCCAGGTTCGCCACTTTCACACAGCAGCCCACCGCGCACCCTACGCCGTAGACCGCATCCTCCGCCTCCGCTCCGAAGAGAGCCTGATCCAGTAA
- a CDS encoding energy transducer TonB produces the protein MLLQLHAQSRPSITPPRLISMPPPDCRAGKPCHRTHGQVRLIVDVLEDGKVGDIRVEIGDDATLADAATAAAQQAEFVAGSFLGKPQNMDYVLNFRF, from the coding sequence GTGCTCCTGCAGCTGCACGCCCAAAGCAGACCCTCGATCACACCGCCCAGGCTGATCAGCATGCCACCCCCGGATTGCAGGGCAGGGAAGCCCTGCCACAGAACCCACGGCCAAGTCCGTCTCATCGTCGATGTCCTCGAGGACGGCAAAGTAGGCGACATCCGAGTAGAGATTGGGGATGATGCCACGCTGGCCGATGCCGCCACCGCCGCTGCCCAACAGGCCGAGTTTGTCGCCGGCTCCTTTCTAGGCAAGCCGCAAAATATGGATTACGTCTTGAACTTTCGTTTTTAA